A stretch of the Gemmatimonadaceae bacterium genome encodes the following:
- a CDS encoding LD-carboxypeptidase — MRRPPALAPGARVALVCPSGPLAGPDDLDRAQANARAMGWEPVPGQWVLARDGYLAGTDQQRLDDLNAALRDDSIDGIWCVRGGYGSMRLLEGIEYSALRRRPRALMGYSDITALHSAIGMRCDLVTYHAPVARGDLTPFTRASLERAVVQRADSCGRADGARTLRGGRVRGRVVGGNLALLAALAGTAFAPNYDRAIIVIEDVNEDVYRIERMLLTLRLGDAFATCVGLVFGAFTNTPAERPDHGGSRPLDAVLQEIADQLGIPCISGAPVGHIADQWTVPLGAEAELDADSQLMAAE, encoded by the coding sequence ATGAGGCGCCCACCAGCGCTCGCCCCCGGGGCCCGTGTGGCGCTGGTGTGTCCTTCGGGGCCGCTCGCCGGGCCCGACGATCTCGACCGTGCCCAAGCCAACGCCCGCGCCATGGGGTGGGAGCCCGTCCCCGGCCAGTGGGTGCTCGCGCGCGACGGGTACCTCGCGGGTACCGATCAGCAGCGACTCGACGACCTCAACGCCGCGCTGCGCGACGACTCGATCGATGGCATCTGGTGCGTGCGGGGCGGTTACGGCTCCATGCGGCTGCTCGAGGGCATCGAATACAGTGCCTTGCGCCGCCGCCCTCGCGCCCTCATGGGGTATTCCGACATCACAGCGCTGCACTCGGCCATCGGTATGCGTTGCGATCTGGTGACGTATCACGCTCCCGTGGCGCGGGGCGACCTGACGCCGTTCACGCGCGCGTCGCTGGAGCGGGCGGTGGTGCAGCGCGCCGATTCGTGCGGACGGGCCGACGGCGCCCGGACGCTGCGGGGCGGCCGGGTGCGCGGACGCGTGGTGGGGGGCAATCTCGCCTTGCTGGCGGCGCTGGCCGGCACCGCCTTCGCGCCCAACTACGATCGGGCGATCATCGTCATCGAAGACGTGAATGAGGACGTGTACCGCATTGAGCGCATGCTGCTCACCCTCCGTCTGGGCGACGCCTTCGCGACCTGCGTGGGGCTGGTGTTCGGGGCGTTCACCAACACGCCGGCTGAACGCCCCGACCACGGCGGCTCGCGGCCGCTCGATGCGGTGCTGCAGGAGATCGCCGACCAGCTGGGCATTCCGTGCATTTCGGGCGCGCCCGTGGGGCACATCGCCGACCAGTGGACGGTTCCGCTCGGAGCGGAGGCGGAGCTGGACGCGGACTCACAACTGATGGCAGCAGAGTAG